Proteins encoded in a region of the Anopheles ziemanni chromosome 2, idAnoZiCoDA_A2_x.2, whole genome shotgun sequence genome:
- the LOC131294979 gene encoding uncharacterized protein LOC131294979, protein MWPMKLDMTKEECRGVLRRLELESYGSLISTFRAQGFLCKEKLRILEDLRRILHISNDRHRAEARRVANDERLYTVAEIICGPNSSQDWRREGHRAFPILPRSVPHTALTYIANTVYEQLTRANCKLPHPANTSCNRLKKAEEEMFKFELVRKELSLFEKGFERDAAVVTSDPLQDIMAKSYINIDVKRTEESKAEASTHAPEEVAVVESSENRQDAPDTTSTGNTTEQPSLSDILLDNSNSPLVASNTPNKISEKPNTKSSERSRKKSQGTKRQSKVKSPYPAGKPSKNGPVNSTKQSSKATSIPSPHLMHSYAVPFDLVSATNGGNFYPEPPQLQQHLTSNMPYPAPLGHSKGGGQTPSSPVHPSANYPPPSSGHLHSYKHQQGILPSSKKDIQYNLSKLNPTNSMPPQKGVNTSTVPSRGPNNFPSGAKGLPQALLNYQKRTNSKNILIPTSAAAATLASLGLPLAEHTSDWISSKSRDTAVGIKPNKLQQEISNPRVTLHIPPMAISSSPEEVEESSPVPSDSNIAGKESLSSFPSAAAHVSVTTSSVGDVIATNNPTQSSDLTSSSVPGKSNVEFGPVLTPPVVNNVLPLKQPNIAGFTPVKSGSKLSVSKTQLMPLVAPSPAPQSAPIGAAGMTKSNVFILPKSNVQGILNVGQKISISKCIVDPPAGAPAVTRSPPKVIVQPVPNLNNVASFDLDTDRKEATAQMRQQLFAPDKLSSEVAHVLTPMEIATGGLVKPVANVQPAIRSISVDGAPSIVPAALDAPTVRKITISASQLIPFKGTLRDGKSLPTVTIASNASNLPLATKQVKFGSSSGVESTNAPTIAASKPSIDWEQEVDRANGTQQGPPTAEVHNLPDNGEEVKEVVVKMDAIQETNGISQQHDHNSTETEQPTASKQVEETIPPSFGVISADRTDDSSATDSADAEEDPEDDSARIVEDDGIEEDDYDEEDRTVVDVETDTHGIIIEEDEANYDSFIEEVADDENYIEEIVDEQMEISYESSRELAHTSDNIIEEEEEEEEEEDHHPSMNGMMEDDQTEMMQYAQCTDMIADETVENGSSHEPHSMKDDIVCELLEIDADGTYSTRQFSYEQAIAEGLTVLPTMAKPAHKANRSVS, encoded by the exons ATGTGGCCAATGAAGCTGGACATGACGAAGGAAGAGTGTCGGGGTGTGCTCCGAAGGCTCG AGCTGGAATCCTATGGCAGCCTCATCAGCACCTTTCGAGCACAGGGCTTTCTGTGCAAGGAGAAACTGCGGATACTGGAAGATCTTCGACGAATTCTGCACATTTCAAACGATCGGCATCGGGCAGAGGCAAGACGCGTGGCGAACGACGAGCGACTCTACACGGTGGCCGAAAT AATCTGCGGACCAAACAGTTCGCAAGATTGGCGCCGCGAGGGCCATCGAGCATTTCCCATTCTACCAAGGTCGGTACCGCACACCGCACTCACGTACATCGCCAACACCGTATACGAGCAGCTAACCCGTGCGAACTGCAAGCTACCGCATCCCGCCAACACGTCCTGCAATCGACTCAAAAAGGCCGAAGAGGAAATGTTCAAGTTTGAGCTGGTGCGAAAAGAGCTCTCCCTGTTCGAGAAGGGATTCGAACGGGATGCCGCCGTGGTTACATCGGACCCG TTGCAGGATATTATGGCTAAAAGCTATATCAACATCGATGTTAAGCGGACCGAGGAATCTAaagcggaagcatccacacacgcaccGGAAGAAGTGGCCGTTGTTGAGTCGTCTGAGAATAGGCAGGACGCGCCGGACACGACATCAACTGGCAACACGACCGAGCAACCTTCGCTGAGCGATATACTGTTGGACAACTCCAACAGCCCGCTAGTTGCAAGTAATACCCCGAACAAAATTTCGGAAAAACCCAACACGAAAAGCAGCGAACGTTCGAGGAAAAAATCTCAAGGCACCAAACGACAAAGCAAGGTAAAATCACCCTACCCGGCCGGGAAACCGAGCAAGAATGGACCGGTAAACAGCACTAAACAGTCGTCCAAGGCAACGAGCATACCGAGCCCTCATCTGATGCACTCTTACGCTGTCCCCTTCGATCTGGTGTCGGCCACAAACGGAGGCAACTTTTACCCCGAACCGCCACAATTGCAACAGCATTTAACATCCAATATGCCATACCCAGCCCCGCTGGGGCACTCCAAGGGAGG AGGCCAGACACCGTCGTCTCCTGTACATCCGTCGGCAAATTATCCGCCACCCTCATCGGGCCATTTACACTCATACAAGCACCAGCAGGGCATTTTGCCTTCCTCTAAAAAGGATATTCAGTACAACTTGTCTAAACTGAACCCCACAAATAGCATGCCACCGCAGAAAGGAGTCAATACGAGTACCGTACCTTCGCGTGGCCCTAACAATTTCCCTTCCGGTGCGAAAGGTTTACCTCAAGCGCTGTTGAACTATCAAAAGAGAACAAACAGTAAAAATATACTCATCCCCAcatcggcggcggcggcaacgTTGGCTAGCCTGGGTTTACCCTTGGCCGAACATACGAGTGATTGGATTTCATCCAAAAGCCGTGATACAGCCGTCGGAATCAAACCGAACAAACTGCAGCAAGAGATATCGAATCCGAGAGTAACATTACACATCCCTCCGATGGCAATTTCTTCAAGCCCCGAGGAAGTGGAGGAAAGCTCTCCCGTTCCGAGCGATAGCAATATCGCTGGAAAAGAATCGCtatcttcttttccttctgcaGCGGCCCATGTTTCTGTTACCACCAGCTCTGTTGGTGACGTAATTGCCACAAATAACCCTACCCAGAGTTCTGACCTAACCTCTTCAAGTGTGCCGGGTAAATCGAACGTAGAATTCGGTCCGGTCCTTACACCGCCAGTTGTGAACAACGTCCTTCCCCTGAAGCAACCGAACATTGCCGGTTTTACGCCGGTCAAGAGTGGTAGCAAACTGTCCGTGAGCAAGACACAACTTATGCCGTTGGTTGCCCCATCACCAGCACCACAGTCGGCTCCGATCGGTGCCGCGGGAATGACAAAAAGCAATGTGTTCATATTGCCGAAATCCAACGTACAGGGCATTCTTAATGTGGGGCAGAAGATAAGCATCTCCAAATGCATCGTCGACCCGCCGGCGGGAGCACCAGCAGTGACACGGAGTCCACCAAAGGTGATCGTACAGCCGGTACCGAATCTGAACAACGTTGCGTCCTTTGACCTCGACACGGATCGCAAAGAAGCGACGGCCCAGATGAGACAACAACTGTTTGCCCCCGACAAGCTGTCCTCGGAAGTCGCTCATGTGTTGACACCGATGGAAATTGCGACCGGTGGTTTAGTGAAGCCGGTCGCCAATGTTCAGCCAGCAATTCGCTCCATTTCGGTTGATGGTGCCCCTTCAATCGTGCCAGCAGCTCTCGATGCTCCTACGGTTAGAAAAATAACGATTTCCGCAAGCCAGCTGATCCCATTCAAAGGAACTCTACGGGACGGAAAATCGTTACCGACGGTAACGATCGCTTCGAATGCTTCCAATTTGCCACTGGCGACGAAGCAGGTAAAATTTGGCTCTTCTAGCGGTGTTGAAAGTACGAACGCGCCAACTATAGCTGCGAGTAAACCCAGTATAGACTGGGAGCAGGAAGTGGACCGTGCCAATGGCACTCAACAGGGACCACCCACCGCCGAAGTGCACAATCTTCCCGACAACGGTGAAGAGGTAAAAGAAGTGGTGGTTAAAATGGACGCCATACAGGAAACCAACGGAATCAGTCAACAGCACGATCACAACTCGACTGAAACGGAGCAACCGACAGCATCGAAGCAAGTGGAAGAAACAATTCCACCTAGTTTCGGGGTTATCTCAGCGGACCGCACCGACGACTCGTCGGCAACAGATTCGGCCGATGCCGAAGAAGATCCCGAAGACGACTCGGCCAGGATAGTGGAGGATGACGGTATCGAGGAAGATGATTACGATGAAGAGGATCGCACGGTGGTCGACGTGGAAACGGACACGCACGGAATCATTATAGAAGAGGACGAAGCCAACTATGATTCCTTTATCGAAGAGGTGGCGGACGATGAAAACTACATCGAAGAAATCGTCGACGAACAGATGGAAATTAGCTACG AATCGTCACGCGAACTAGCCCACACGTCGGATAATATAAtcgaagaggaggaggaggaggaggaggaggaggatcaTCATCCCAGCATGAATGGAATGATGGAGGACGACCAGACGGAGATGATGCAGTACGCACAGTGCACTGACATGATCGCGGATGAAACAGTCGAAAACGGTAGTTCACATGAGCCGCATTCAATGAAGGACGATATCGTTTGCGAGCTGCTTGAGATCGACGCCGATGGCACCTACTCTACGCGGCAGTTTTCGTA
- the LOC131286870 gene encoding uncharacterized protein KIAA2013 homolog yields the protein MNYKFDTSDLTRRLKRTFDGNLSYRKLFLLLFVVAVFLLYIGPSFLRWLFGHAEPARDQTMRCMDDRLTPFYLQNLEYNVNIRHQPAFPHEHDAIPYVGNGWFGLEVHTDAHLNIYRGRALQQPINFHPIVSVVSGGQSPSREATVVEYLSGIVHRFQCFPEGYHVSYQYYAHRTMPSVLVQEIQLTNTKNQLTDIELIVPRISDWPSAIVKSIKLQHGSAILEYQVVTGMVDTMPVPGNTEDSKVRAVSIVARKLPRVLTLKKRGTTKLELLLTIHYSDPIPRDKYTVHKELIEKQAVDAMNKALVAAEHGEHNAYHNLKRDHIAVWNKLWETGFHISTSKAENTLNGNNINATMYAVISQARAFEYEQSVTASRKDEIARALTYAEGCYDSYHTLQAENLWRQMSSFEELNAVVGSWMLTLEKQGCHNLIKAGASGIVQAMVLSFGGFRFSNQHLELNIHPKYLHRDYDFRRLNYGNMTHLNISITVRDDNKAIMYVALDRSDRNYYACDAGCLDDPVQLRQSRLMFPVKLTEPVTSILYITSDRKHMEDLRHAIHVKEVVEAPAHEHHVIALHRHGHHLGGLPTLFWVSICVIIIVFHVFLCKLIVKEYCEPPDKMRYRYSKP from the exons ATGAACTACAAATTCGATACCAGTGATTTGACGCGTCGCCTTAAACGAACATTCGATGGGAATCTGTCGTATCGGAAACTTTTCTTGCTGCTTTTCGTCGTAGCCGTATTCTTGCTGTACATCGGACCGTCGTTTCTGCGGTGGTTATTTGGACATGCAGAACCAGCCAGAG ATCAGACGATGCGCTGCATGGACGATCGATTGACACCATTCTATCTGCAGAACCTCGAGTACAACGTCAATATTCGGCACCAGCCGGCTTTCCCTCACGAGCATGACGCAATCCCGTACGTGGGTAACGGATGGTTCGGGTTGGAGGTGCATACTGATGCACACCTTAACATTTACCGCGGTCGGGCCCTTCAGCAGCCCATTAACTTTCATCCAATCGTCAGTGTAGTTAGCGGGGGTCAGTCTCCTAGCAGGGAGGCAACCGTCGTAGAATACCTAAGCGGGATCGTGCATCGATTTCAATGTTTTCCCGAGGGTTACCATGTTTCGTACCAGTACTATGCCCATCGTACGATGCCTTCCGTGTTGGTGCAGGAAATCCAGcttacaaacacaaaaaatcagCTGACCGACATAGAACTGATCGTGCCCCGCATCTCCGATTGGCCATCCGCCATAGTGAAGAGTATCAAACTGCAGCATGGTTCCGCAATACTAGAGTACCAGGTGGTTACAGGCATGGTCGACACGATGCCAGTACCGGGAAACACGGAAGACAGTAAGGTGCGTGCGGTATCGATTGTGGCGCGCAAATTGCCACGTGTGTTGACGCTGAAAAAACGGGGAACCACAAagctggagctgctgctgaCAATACACTACTCGGACCCGATTCCACGCGACAAGTATACGGTACATAAAGAATTGATTGAAAAGCAAGCGGTCGATGCGATGAACAAGGCACTCGTAGCGGCGGAACACGGCGAACATAATGCTTATCATAATTTGAAGCGGGATCATATTGCCGTGTGGAACAAACTTTGGGAAACGGGCTTCCACATCAGCACATCGAAGGCAGAAAATACCTTAAACGGTAACAATATCAATGCAACGATGTACGCCGTGATTTCGCAGGCACGAGCTTTCGAGTACGAACAGTCGGTTACGGCAAGCCGTAAGGATGAAATAGCTCGAGCTTTGACGTACGCGGAAGGCTGCTACGACAGCTATCATACACTGCAGGCAGAGAACTTGTGGCGTCAGATGTCTTCGTTCGAGGAGCTTAATGCTGTGGTTGGATCTTGGATGCTTACTTTGGAGAAACAGGGCTGCCACAATCTAATCAAGGCGGGCGCGAGTGGTATCGTTCAGGCGATGGTGCTCAGTTTCGGAGGATTCCGTTTTAGCAATCAACATCTGGAGTTGAACATTCATCCAAAGTATTTGCATCGCGACTACGACTTCCGTCGACTGAACTACGGTAACATGACGCATTTAAATATCTCGATTACCGTGCGGGATGACAACAAGGCCATAATGTACGTGGCCTTGGATCGGTCCGATCGGAATTATTACGCCTGCGATGCGGGTTGTCTCGATGATCCGGTACAGTTGCGACAATCCCGGCTCATGTTCCCAGTGAAACTTACCGAACCGGTGACCTCCATTCTCTACATTACGTCCGACCGGAAGCACATGGAAGATCTCCGACATGCCATCCACGTGAAGGAGGTCGTCGAAGCGCCCGCCCACGAGCACCACGTGATTGCCCTGCACCGCCACGGGCACCATCTCGGTGGGCTACCCACACTGTTCTGGGTTTCGATATGCGTGATTATCATTGTTTTTCATGTGTTCCTTTGTAAGCTAATAGTGAAGGAATATTGCGAACCACCGGACAAGATGCGTTACCGTTACAGCAAACCGTAG
- the LOC131281822 gene encoding transmembrane reductase CYB561D2-like, whose translation MEKKSSSPNEWLSMVDGIFNTINHTMIGVVCIYTSWLCWINGFDKLYTWHVFLTLIGYHLLMAEGIVLFYSGNGWTQKLSHTHKRTVHWLVEVVGCTCCVVGIALEIYFRESTNRRHFSSTHSIVGLISLVFLALTLVNGLMALFAVELRRRIKPLYSKLSHYLTGTVCFVLGMVAIVLAYEKRIYKQNTIAEGVTMMTVFTIAVTVFSMVGVVKTVYNLLKTLAK comes from the exons ATGGAGAAGAAAAGTTCATCGCCAAATGAATGGCTTTCGATGGTGGATGGCATTTTCAACACGATCAACCACACGATGATCGGTGTGGTGTGCATCTACACAAGCTGGTTGTGCTGGATAAATGGCTTCGATAAGCTCTACACGTGGCACGTGTTCCTCACCCTCATCGGG TATCACCTCCTGATGGCTGAAGGGATCGTGCTGTTCTATAGTGGCAACGGGTGGACCCAGAAGCTTTCCCATACGCACAAGCGCACCGTGCACTGGTTGGTGGAGGTCGTCGGATGCACGTGCTGTGTCGTCGGCATCGCGCTGGAGATCTACTTCCGTGAATCGACGAACCGGCGGCATTTTAGTTCGACACACAGCATCGTTGGTTTGATTTCACTCGTGTTTCTCGCGCTGACACTCGTCAATGGACTGATGGCACTGTTTGCCGTCGAGCTGCGTAGGCGTATCAAGCCGCTCTACTCCAAGCTGAGCCACTACCTCACCGGAACCGTGTGCTTCGTGCTGGGTATGGTGGCGATCGTGTTGGCGTATGAGAAGCGAATCTACAAGCAGAATACGATCGCGGAGGGAGTGACGATGATGACCGTCTTCACGATCGCTGTCACGGTGTTCAGCATGGTTGGGGTCGTGAAGACGGTTTACAATCTGTTGAAGACGCTCGCAAAGTGA
- the LOC131280949 gene encoding fibrinogen-like protein A, translating into MAIGGFEMELLMTKLDYLQDKLQEVEQTMKTAMESSLKETEHRLQAKMLALEESLKKSVEASEGNTRTKLEELKNHMIPKMDQIQETSLTELKKLGENKDIINLLTRSMHNVTTNVETCSKTLEDHLIDPVRSCRQVTKESGTYLFSLGKCSKPFEVFCEQNKLEGGWTVIQYRFDGSVDFYRNWTEYRNGFGKFDGEFWLGLEYVHQITKNRPHELVVEVKDFHGNYAYSKYDEFEIGDESEKYALKKLGTHSGTAEDSINNHKNKKFTTFDRDNDETDNYNCAEIYHGAWWYDSCFQTHLNGRYRNTTEDGSAMVWYFFENDWRELSYSRMMIRDIIK; encoded by the exons ATGGCGATAGGAGGTTTCGAGATGGAGCTTTTAATGACAAAGCTCGATTACTTGCAAGACAAACTGCAGGAGGTGGAGCAAACTATGAAGACAGCTATGGAGAGTTCGCTGAAG GAAACGGAGCATCGTTTACAGGCCAAAATGCTCGCATTGGAAGAATCTTTGAAAAAG AGTGTGGAGGCATCGGAAGGGAATACACGGACCAAATTGGAGGAATTGAAGAATCATATGATACCCAAGATGGACCAGATTCAGGAAACATCGCTAACTGAACTTAAGAAACTAGGAGAAAATAAGGACATTATTAATTTGCTAACGCGTTCGATGCATAATGTAACTACAAATGTAGAAACATGCAGTAAGACATTGGAAGACCACTTAATAGATCCTGTCCGATCATGTCGACAAGTTACCAAAGAATCTGGCACGTATCTGTTCAGTTTGGGGAAATGTTCGAAACCATTCGAGGTCTTTTGCGAACAAAATAAGTTGGAGGGCGGCTGGACAGTGATCCAGTATAGGTTCGACGGTTCAGTCGATTTCTATCGGAACTGGACGGAGTACCGCAATGGATTCGGAAAGTTTGATGGTGAGTTCTGGCTCGGGCTAGAATATGTGCATCAAATTACCAAAAACCGACCGCATgagctggtggtggaggtgaaaGATTTCCATGGAAACTACGCATACTCTAAGTATGATGAGTTTGAGATAGGAGACGAATCGGAGAAGTATGCGTTGAAGAAGTTAGGGACACACTCAGGGACAGCAGAAGATTCGATTAACAaccacaaaaataaaaaatttactaCATTCGATCGCGACAATGACGAAACGGATAACTATAATTGTGCTGAGATATATCACGGAGCCTGGTGGTACGATAGCTGCTTCCAAACCCATTTGAACGGGCGTTATCGGAACACAACAGAAGATGGTAGTGCGATGGTGTGGTACTTTTTCGAAAATGACTGGCGTGAACTGTCTTACTCGCGAATGATGATTCGCGATATCATTAAGTAA